The genomic window GCGCTGTGGCGCGGCAGGCTGATACGGATGCAGGTACCCTGGCCGGGCACGCTTTGGATATCGATATCACCACCGGATTGCTTGACGAAACCGTACACCATGCTAAGCCCAAGGCCGCTGCCCTGACCCACGTCCTTGGTGGTGAAGAAGGGGTCGAATACCCGCTCCAGCAGCTCTTCCGGAATCCCGTTGCCGGTGTCCCGCACTTCGATTTGCACGCGCGCAGGACGATCGGCCGCGCTGGCGTCGTCGATGCCGCTGACTACACGGGTACTGAAGCTCAGGGTGCCGCCGTCGGGCATAGCGGCGCTGCTGTTCAGGGCCAGGTTGAGCAGGGCGTTTTCGAGCTGGCCGGGGTCGACATAGATCCAGTCATCGCACGCCTCGAGCCGGGTTTGAATGTCGATATGGGGCCCAACGCTGTATTCCACCAGATCCATCATGCCGTCGATCAGGGCATTGAGCTGCTGTGTTTCCGGATGCAGCTGCTGCTTGCGGGAAAATGCCAGCAGCCGTTGCACCAGGCTGGCGCCACGCTCGGCAGCGGCCAGTGCGCGCTGGCTATAGCGGCTGACCTTGTCGCCCAGGTCTGGCTGCTGCTCCAGCAGCTGCAGGTTGCCGATGACGGCGGCCAGCAGGTTGTTGAAGTCGTGGGAGATGCCGCCGGTGAGCTGCCCCAGGACTTCCATTTTTTGTGCCTGGCGCAACTGGGATTCTATGGTCTTGCGGTCCGTATGATCGCTGTAGAGGGTGACAAAACCGCCGTCGGGCATGGGCTGGCTGCGAAATTCGATCACACGGCCATCTTGGTAGTAGCGCTCAAAGCGAATAGCCTGTTCCGGGCGTTGCAGGTTGGTTTGGGTCATGTCCAGCTGGCGATTGTCCAGGGTGCGGTTGCTGTGGGCATTGCGCGCCATCAGGTTCTGTACGTGATCCAGCGACAGATCGCGGCGTATCTCACCGGCGGGCAGGTCGAAGATACTCAGATAACGCGGGTTCCAGGCAATCAGGCGTTGCTCTCGGTCGAATACACTGAGGCCGTCGTTGATATTGTCGAACACCGTTTGCAGCAGGCGTTGCTGTTTTTGCAGGTTTTCCGCCATGGATTGCAGTTCGCGGCTGTTTTCACGAAAAACGTTAAAGGCCCGGGCCAGGCTGCCGATCTCATCGCGCCGCTGCACCGCAGGCGTCGCCTGCTCGGTAACGCCTGAAGCCAGGCGTGTCATCAGCCGCGTCACGGCCTTGAGGTTGTGGGTCATGGTGAGTACCAGGGTGGCGCCGGCGGCGAGTGCCAGCAGGGCCACCAGGCTGATCCAGAGTATGCGCACCTTGCCCTGGTCGATGGTTGCGGCCAGGGCGCCGTGCTGGAGCTCAAAACGGCTTTGCAGGCTGTCGACGAAGGCCTTGACCTCGGTGGACAGCTGTTCGGAGATGGCGCGCACTGCCGCCAGCAGATAGGCCTGACGCTGTTTGACGTCGAGTTGCTGGTGGCGCAGCTCGAATATCTGCTGAGCCTGGCTGTGCAGGGGCGTGTCTTTTTCGATGCGGGCGTCAAAGCGCTGCTCTATCAGCGCCAGTTCGCGTGAAGACGC from Marinobacterium aestuarii includes these protein-coding regions:
- a CDS encoding PAS-domain containing protein; translation: MYSARARLLLAFACITLAALALAIVGWRGLSDTEQSLERLRDEILPDISHSLELAERTASLASLAPFVAEASAPFQLQHDRQQLQQRVEQLKNLAGRIRHLTSAPALRSLLEKLYATLDELISLTQQELFQREDLRQLLYQLQQIGSPGANTASLNESNSQAIDQLLAAASASSRELALIEQRFDARIEKDTPLHSQAQQIFELRHQQLDVKQRQAYLLAAVRAISEQLSTEVKAFVDSLQSRFELQHGALAATIDQGKVRILWISLVALLALAAGATLVLTMTHNLKAVTRLMTRLASGVTEQATPAVQRRDEIGSLARAFNVFRENSRELQSMAENLQKQQRLLQTVFDNINDGLSVFDREQRLIAWNPRYLSIFDLPAGEIRRDLSLDHVQNLMARNAHSNRTLDNRQLDMTQTNLQRPEQAIRFERYYQDGRVIEFRSQPMPDGGFVTLYSDHTDRKTIESQLRQAQKMEVLGQLTGGISHDFNNLLAAVIGNLQLLEQQPDLGDKVSRYSQRALAAAERGASLVQRLLAFSRKQQLHPETQQLNALIDGMMDLVEYSVGPHIDIQTRLEACDDWIYVDPGQLENALLNLALNSSAAMPDGGTLSFSTRVVSGIDDASAADRPARVQIEVRDTGNGIPEELLERVFDPFFTTKDVGQGSGLGLSMVYGFVKQSGGDIDIQSVPGQGTCIRISLPRHSAARAPKDTVPNGPRPQGNGELVLLVEDDHLVLQAVEDMLAELGYEPLACRSAEEALAWLQANPLPDLVLSDINLGTGQTGIQLRQTLQQQWPGLPCILASGLPRDQLSKRYGLAAHSSFIAKPYRLDSLARAIATALQA